One window of Jannaschia sp. CCS1 genomic DNA carries:
- a CDS encoding aerobic carbon-monoxide dehydrogenase large subunit: protein MKDEVSREERIDNLKGMGCSRKRVEDARFTQGKGNYVDDIKMDGMLFGDFVRSPYAHARVKSIDISAAMDVPGVLAVLTAADLEPLGLHWMPTLAGDKQMVLADGKVLFQGQEVAFVVAEDRYAAADGIELVEVDYEELPVLVNPFEALQSDVVLREDLVAEDGTIPAGAHGPRKHPNHIFTWEAGDKEPTDQVIADAEVVAEESMYYHRTHPCPLETCGCVASMDKVNGKLTLWGTFQAPHAIRTVVSLISGIEEHNIRVISPDIGGGFGNKVGAYPGYVCSVVASIVTGKPVKWIEDRMDNLMTTAFARDYHMTGQISATKEGKITGLKCHVTADHGGFDACADPTKFPAGFMNICTGSYDIPTAYLEVDGVYTNKAPGGVSYRCSFRVTEAVYFIERMIEVLAIELNMDAAELRRINFIKKEQFPYTAALGWEYDSGDYHTAWDKALKAVDYDGLRAEQAQRVEDFKAGKTRKLMGIGLSFFTEIVGAGPVKNCDILGLGMFDSCEIRIHPTGSAIARLGTISQGQGHATTFAQILASEIGLPADSITIEEGDTDTAPYGLGTYGSRSTPVAGAATAMAGRKIRAKAQMIAAYLLEVHDNDVEFDVDRFVVKGAPEQFKTMKEVAFAAYNQAIPGLEPGLEAVSYYDPPNMTYPFGAYVCVMDIDVDTGVPEIRRFYALDDCGTRINPMIIEGQVHGGLTEALAVALGQEIAYDDMGNCKTGTLMDFFLPTAWEVPNYETDFTVTPSPHHPIGAKGVGESPHVGGVPCFSNAVQDAFRPFGNRHTNMPHDHWRIWKTANDLGLHG from the coding sequence ATGAAAGACGAAGTTTCGCGTGAGGAACGCATTGATAACCTCAAAGGCATGGGCTGCTCGCGCAAGCGGGTGGAGGATGCACGGTTCACCCAAGGCAAGGGCAATTACGTCGATGACATCAAGATGGATGGTATGCTGTTTGGCGATTTCGTCCGCTCCCCCTATGCCCACGCTCGGGTCAAGAGCATCGACATTTCCGCCGCCATGGACGTCCCCGGTGTCCTCGCCGTTCTAACGGCGGCGGATCTGGAGCCGCTTGGCCTGCACTGGATGCCGACGCTGGCGGGCGACAAGCAGATGGTGCTGGCCGACGGCAAGGTCCTTTTTCAGGGCCAGGAAGTCGCCTTTGTGGTGGCCGAGGACCGCTACGCCGCCGCCGACGGGATTGAGTTGGTGGAGGTCGACTACGAAGAGCTGCCCGTTCTGGTAAACCCGTTTGAGGCGCTGCAATCAGATGTCGTCCTGCGCGAGGATCTGGTGGCAGAAGACGGCACGATCCCCGCCGGCGCCCACGGGCCGCGCAAGCATCCCAACCACATCTTCACGTGGGAAGCGGGCGACAAGGAGCCCACGGATCAGGTCATCGCGGACGCGGAGGTCGTGGCCGAGGAGAGCATGTACTACCACCGCACCCACCCCTGCCCGCTGGAGACATGCGGCTGTGTGGCGAGCATGGACAAGGTCAACGGCAAGCTGACCCTTTGGGGCACGTTCCAGGCCCCCCACGCGATCCGTACTGTGGTTTCCCTGATTTCCGGCATTGAGGAGCACAACATCCGTGTGATCAGCCCCGACATCGGCGGTGGGTTCGGCAACAAGGTGGGGGCTTACCCGGGCTATGTCTGCTCTGTCGTGGCCTCCATCGTCACGGGCAAACCGGTCAAGTGGATCGAAGACCGGATGGACAATCTGATGACCACCGCCTTCGCGCGGGATTACCACATGACGGGCCAGATCAGCGCCACCAAGGAGGGCAAGATCACCGGCCTGAAATGCCACGTGACAGCGGATCACGGCGGTTTTGACGCCTGCGCCGACCCGACCAAATTCCCGGCGGGCTTCATGAATATCTGCACCGGGTCCTACGACATCCCCACGGCATATCTGGAGGTCGATGGTGTCTACACTAACAAGGCCCCGGGCGGCGTATCCTATCGCTGTTCCTTCCGGGTGACGGAGGCCGTTTACTTCATCGAACGGATGATCGAAGTCCTCGCCATCGAGCTGAACATGGACGCGGCAGAGCTGCGGCGGATCAACTTCATCAAGAAGGAGCAATTTCCCTACACCGCCGCCCTTGGCTGGGAATACGACAGCGGCGACTACCACACGGCCTGGGACAAGGCGCTCAAGGCCGTGGACTACGATGGGCTGCGTGCGGAACAAGCGCAGCGTGTCGAAGATTTCAAGGCTGGAAAGACACGCAAACTGATGGGGATCGGCCTGTCGTTCTTCACCGAGATCGTCGGTGCGGGCCCGGTGAAGAACTGCGATATCCTCGGCCTCGGCATGTTCGACAGCTGTGAGATCCGCATCCACCCCACGGGGTCTGCGATTGCGCGCCTCGGGACGATCAGCCAGGGCCAGGGTCACGCGACGACGTTTGCGCAAATCCTGGCCTCGGAAATCGGCCTGCCCGCCGACAGTATAACGATTGAAGAAGGCGACACCGACACGGCCCCCTACGGGCTTGGCACCTACGGCTCCCGCTCCACCCCCGTTGCAGGGGCGGCCACCGCCATGGCCGGTCGCAAGATCCGCGCCAAAGCGCAGATGATCGCGGCCTATCTGCTGGAGGTCCACGACAATGACGTGGAGTTCGACGTGGATCGCTTCGTCGTAAAAGGCGCGCCGGAGCAGTTCAAAACCATGAAGGAAGTGGCCTTTGCCGCCTATAATCAGGCCATTCCGGGGTTGGAGCCGGGCCTAGAGGCGGTCAGCTACTATGATCCGCCCAACATGACCTATCCCTTCGGGGCTTACGTCTGCGTCATGGATATCGACGTCGACACCGGTGTGCCAGAGATCCGCCGCTTCTACGCGCTGGACGATTGCGGCACGCGGATCAACCCGATGATCATCGAAGGACAGGTCCACGGCGGTTTGACCGAAGCGCTGGCCGTCGCCCTGGGGCAGGAGATCGCCTATGACGACATGGGCAACTGCAAGACCGGCACGTTGATGGACTTCTTCCTGCCCACGGCTTGGGAGGTCCCGAATTATGAGACCGACTTCACCGTCACGCCCTCTCCGCACCATCCCATCGGGGCGAAGGGGGTGGGCGAAAGCCCCCATGTGGGCGGGGTGCCGTGCTTCTCCAACGCGGTGCAGGACGCATTCCGCCCCTTCGGCAATCGGCACACCAACATGCCCCATGACCATTGGCGGATCTGGAAGACCGCGAATGATCTTGGCCTGCACGGATAA
- a CDS encoding MHYT domain-containing protein encodes MEFLSVNHSGVLILMSCIVALVAGFTGLSLTRDLSEKPMFQKKASIALAAVALGGGIWAMHFVAMLGLKLPILFYYDAAITLVSALSAILLVGAALILLHFAERTPLIISLAGAIVGVGILVMHYIGMAGLELCRAVYSTGGVVFSSIVAIGLCVLAFWIAYGQRTNRNIVLGTICFAIAVCSVHFLAIAGTNFVPEPTLAEFGPSMSNETLALGVIFFSFVIFGACLWVSVTYLVAPAAKAESEDPLPVPEPISDLQIPCESDGSKVFVRSRDVLFVRADGHYTQIYTEDDRLFCVWPITVASKRLLPAGFLQTHRSYLVNPDRVTRFERTKDKGRCLFDGDDLPPAPVSRSKLKAIQDALAPQVGALGA; translated from the coding sequence CGCTGACCCGCGATCTGTCTGAAAAGCCGATGTTCCAGAAGAAAGCCTCCATAGCGCTGGCGGCGGTGGCCCTCGGCGGTGGCATCTGGGCCATGCATTTCGTTGCCATGCTGGGGCTGAAGCTGCCAATCCTGTTCTACTATGACGCGGCGATCACGCTGGTATCGGCCCTATCCGCGATCCTGCTGGTTGGCGCGGCCCTGATCCTGTTGCATTTTGCGGAGCGGACGCCGCTCATCATTTCGCTGGCGGGAGCTATCGTGGGCGTCGGCATTCTGGTCATGCATTATATTGGCATGGCGGGGCTGGAGCTGTGCAGGGCCGTCTACTCGACCGGCGGCGTTGTGTTTTCGTCCATCGTGGCCATCGGCCTGTGCGTCCTTGCGTTCTGGATCGCCTATGGACAGCGGACCAACCGCAACATCGTTCTGGGGACGATCTGTTTTGCGATAGCGGTCTGCTCCGTCCATTTTCTGGCGATTGCGGGGACCAATTTCGTGCCAGAGCCTACCCTGGCTGAATTCGGCCCGTCCATGAGCAATGAGACCCTCGCGCTGGGGGTGATCTTCTTCAGCTTCGTCATTTTCGGGGCTTGCCTCTGGGTGAGCGTCACCTATCTGGTCGCCCCCGCTGCCAAGGCCGAAAGCGAGGATCCCCTGCCCGTGCCTGAGCCGATCTCGGACCTGCAAATCCCGTGTGAAAGCGATGGCAGCAAGGTGTTTGTCCGGTCCCGCGACGTGTTGTTTGTGCGCGCCGATGGGCACTACACCCAGATCTATACCGAGGATGACCGGCTGTTTTGCGTTTGGCCGATCACAGTGGCATCCAAACGGCTGTTGCCCGCAGGCTTCCTCCAGACCCATCGCAGCTATCTGGTCAATCCCGACCGTGTCACCCGGTTCGAGCGGACCAAAGACAAAGGCCGCTGTCTGTTTGACGGCGACGATCTGCCGCCCGCCCCGGTGAGCCGGTCCAAACTGAAGGCGATCCAGGACGCACTTGCACCGCAAGTCGGCGCACTTGGTGCGTGA
- a CDS encoding AAA family ATPase, translated as MTWTDLKSSLAAEGYVASDDLAVALQLALSLGRPLLLEGAAGVGKTEIARTLSAVRDTRLIRLQCYEGLDAAQAIYEWNYQRQLLTIRAASEAGETGKAVEDRIFSRDFLLERPLLAAITQEMAPVLLIDEIDRADEEFEAYLLEILSDFQVSIPELGTITAVTRPMVVLTSNGTRDLSDALRRRCLYTYVEYPDRTAELAILKARCPDVEARLAEQIIGFVQRLREEELEKTPGVAEMLDFAAALMGLGIADLTDNPAVLQSTLTTLLKTQSDQAQITREVAGRIAVKAA; from the coding sequence ATGACATGGACTGACCTGAAATCTTCGCTGGCGGCTGAGGGCTATGTGGCCTCGGACGACCTGGCCGTTGCCTTGCAACTGGCGCTGTCTTTGGGCCGTCCGCTGCTGCTGGAAGGCGCGGCAGGCGTTGGCAAAACCGAGATTGCGCGCACGTTGTCTGCGGTGCGCGACACCCGTCTGATCCGGCTGCAGTGCTATGAAGGGCTGGACGCCGCGCAAGCGATCTATGAGTGGAACTACCAGCGGCAACTCCTGACGATACGCGCCGCATCCGAAGCCGGAGAGACCGGAAAAGCCGTTGAAGACCGCATCTTTTCCCGCGACTTCCTGCTGGAACGTCCCCTGTTGGCGGCGATCACGCAAGAGATGGCCCCGGTTCTGTTGATCGACGAGATTGACCGCGCCGATGAGGAATTCGAGGCCTACCTGCTGGAAATCCTCTCGGACTTTCAGGTCTCCATCCCCGAACTTGGCACGATCACGGCTGTAACACGGCCAATGGTCGTCCTAACTTCAAACGGCACACGCGATCTGTCGGACGCCCTGCGCCGACGGTGCCTCTATACCTACGTGGAATACCCCGACCGCACGGCGGAGCTGGCCATCCTCAAGGCGCGCTGCCCTGACGTTGAAGCGCGTTTGGCCGAACAGATCATCGGCTTCGTCCAAAGACTGCGGGAGGAAGAATTGGAGAAGACCCCCGGCGTGGCCGAAATGCTGGACTTCGCCGCCGCCCTTATGGGCCTTGGCATCGCGGACCTCACCGACAACCCCGCCGTCTTGCAATCCACCCTGACGACCCTGCTGAAAACCCAAAGCGACCAGGCCCAGATCACCCGCGAAGTGGCAGGCCGCATCGCTGTCAAAGCCGCATGA
- a CDS encoding (2Fe-2S)-binding protein produces MPKKMHITLNVNGKEEEFLAEPRELLIYTLRERLNITGPHIGCETSHCGACTVTINGKSVKSCTMFVAQADGAEVTTIEGIGGPDALHPLQTAFKEHHGLQCGYCTPGMITRAQKLLEENPNPTEEDIRFGMAGNICRCTGYQNIVKSIQAAAAEMNAAKEAAE; encoded by the coding sequence ATGCCTAAGAAAATGCACATCACGCTCAACGTGAACGGCAAGGAAGAGGAATTCCTGGCCGAGCCGCGCGAATTGCTGATCTATACGCTGCGCGAGCGGCTCAACATCACCGGGCCGCATATCGGGTGCGAGACGTCCCATTGCGGGGCCTGCACCGTCACGATCAACGGCAAATCGGTCAAATCCTGCACCATGTTCGTGGCCCAGGCTGACGGAGCCGAGGTCACGACCATCGAAGGCATCGGCGGGCCGGACGCCCTGCACCCGTTGCAGACCGCGTTCAAGGAACATCACGGGCTTCAGTGCGGCTATTGCACGCCGGGCATGATCACCCGCGCCCAAAAGCTGCTCGAAGAAAACCCGAACCCGACAGAGGAAGACATCCGCTTCGGCATGGCGGGCAACATCTGCCGCTGCACGGGCTACCAGAACATTGTGAAGAGCATTCAGGCGGCTGCGGCTGAGATGAATGCGGCCAAGGAGGCAGCGGAATGA
- a CDS encoding FAD binding domain-containing protein — MIPAAFEYYRPKDMAGVLSILQEHGDDARVMAGGHSLIPMMKLRMADIPHLIDLQGLSGMSEIEVGGDSIRIGAMVTQADIIDHAGLTEAAPILREAALQIADPQVRYMGTVGGNVANGDPGNDMPGLMQCLDASFTVVGPKGEREIPARAFYEAAYMTEREDDEVLTTVTIPMPRGGYSYEKQKRKIGDYATAAAAVQMTKDGDTCTSASIAMTNLSDTPIFSKAAGAALVGTVVDATALDAAVAAMLGDIDPTEDNRGPVAFKNHVAGVILRRAIERAWSRA, encoded by the coding sequence ATGATTCCAGCGGCGTTTGAATATTATCGCCCCAAGGACATGGCCGGCGTCCTGTCCATTCTGCAAGAACACGGCGACGATGCCCGCGTCATGGCGGGCGGCCACAGCCTGATCCCCATGATGAAACTGCGCATGGCCGATATTCCGCATCTGATCGACCTTCAGGGTCTGTCAGGCATGTCAGAGATTGAGGTGGGCGGTGACAGCATCCGCATCGGCGCGATGGTCACGCAGGCCGACATCATCGACCATGCGGGCCTCACAGAGGCGGCTCCGATCCTGCGCGAGGCGGCCTTGCAGATCGCCGATCCTCAGGTGCGGTACATGGGGACCGTCGGCGGCAATGTTGCCAACGGTGATCCGGGCAACGACATGCCGGGCCTGATGCAATGTCTGGATGCCTCCTTCACCGTCGTGGGGCCCAAGGGCGAGCGTGAGATCCCGGCGCGGGCGTTCTACGAGGCGGCCTATATGACCGAGCGCGAGGATGACGAAGTGCTGACCACAGTGACGATCCCCATGCCCCGGGGCGGCTATTCCTACGAGAAGCAGAAGCGCAAGATTGGCGATTATGCGACCGCCGCCGCCGCCGTGCAGATGACCAAAGACGGCGATACCTGCACCAGCGCGTCTATCGCGATGACGAACCTCAGCGACACACCGATCTTTTCCAAGGCCGCAGGTGCGGCGCTTGTGGGCACGGTTGTGGACGCGACCGCCTTGGACGCTGCTGTCGCCGCCATGTTGGGCGACATCGACCCGACCGAGGACAACCGCGGCCCCGTCGCCTTCAAGAACCACGTGGCAGGCGTCATCCTGCGCCGCGCGATCGAACGCGCTTGGTCACGCGCCTAA